CTTGCGATGACACTGGTGCGCACCCCCGAGGTGATCGTTCTCGACGAACCGACCACCGGGCTCGATCCGAGCAGCAGACGCACCCTCTGGAACGCGGTGCGGGACCTGGTCGACGCCGGCACGTCCGTCCTGCTGACCACGCAGTACCTCGACGAGGCCGACGAGCTGGCCGACCGCGTCGTGGTGCTCGACGGGGGCCGGGTCGTCGCCGACGGCACGCCCGACGAGCTGAAACGTCGCGTGCCCGGCGGCCACATCCGGTTGCAGTTCGGCGACACCCGGTCGCTCGATGCAGCGCACCGGATGCTCGGGGGCGCGTCACGGGGCGACACCGCTCTGGCGCTCGACGTGCCGCTCGCCGAGGGTGACGGGAGCGTGTCCACCCTGCGGCACCTGCTCACCCGGCTGGACGGGGCCGGCATCGTCGTCGACGACCTCACCATCCACACCCCCGATCTCGACGACGTGTTCTTCGCCCTCACCCAGGAGGTCTCCTCATGACGACACTCGATCGCTCCGCCCCTTCTCGTTCCCCGCGCCCCGCGCGGCCGCCTCACCGCTCGCATGTCATCGCCGACTCCGTCACGATGCTGCAGCGGAACCTCCTGCACATGGTGCGGTACCCCGGCCTCTCGCTCTTCACGATCCTCGGACCCGTCGTGCTGCTGTTGTTGTTCGTCTTCG
Above is a genomic segment from Subtercola boreus containing:
- a CDS encoding ATP-binding cassette domain-containing protein encodes the protein MTPAAIEVRDLTKRYGTATVLDRIDFTVPAGSVTALIGPNGAGKTTTVQILSTLRKADAGMARVAGCDVQGDPDGVRAAIGLTGQFSAVDKLLTGEENLRLMARLSHLGRRRGAARVEELLEQFDLVDAARKPLSTYSGGMQRRLDLAMTLVRTPEVIVLDEPTTGLDPSSRRTLWNAVRDLVDAGTSVLLTTQYLDEADELADRVVVLDGGRVVADGTPDELKRRVPGGHIRLQFGDTRSLDAAHRMLGGASRGDTALALDVPLAEGDGSVSTLRHLLTRLDGAGIVVDDLTIHTPDLDDVFFALTQEVSS